From a single Sphingobium lignivorans genomic region:
- a CDS encoding glycosyltransferase family 2 protein, with protein MSRIGLVAIGRNEGERLKRCLRAVPAGCPVVYVDSGSTDGSVDFARGLGMAVELLPTEGGFTAARARNAGWRRLVETHPALDYVQFVDGDCELAPGWLARAESTLDAEPGLCAVFGRRRERFPGASIYNALCDDEWNVPIGLVNACGGDVLFRVTALRDANGYSDDLIAGEEPDLCLRLRQKGWTIRRIDAEMTLHDADIHKARQWWLRARRSGHAFAEHVARHGDKADPLWSRQRESIVIWGGTVPALVILLALVGLLFPSRAAGLGAILLALLYPLQVARIAFARWRGGASPRFALAYAFWIMAGKMAQFGGLVRFHRKRRSGRASSLIEYKGAS; from the coding sequence ATGTCGAGGATCGGCCTCGTCGCCATTGGCCGCAATGAAGGCGAGCGGCTCAAGCGATGCCTGCGCGCAGTGCCGGCCGGCTGCCCGGTCGTCTATGTCGATTCGGGGTCGACGGACGGCAGCGTCGATTTCGCGCGGGGGCTCGGCATGGCGGTCGAACTTCTCCCCACCGAGGGCGGCTTCACGGCCGCGCGGGCGCGCAATGCGGGCTGGCGGCGGCTGGTCGAGACGCATCCCGCGCTCGACTATGTGCAGTTCGTGGATGGCGATTGCGAGCTCGCGCCAGGCTGGCTTGCCCGGGCGGAATCGACGCTCGATGCCGAGCCGGGCCTGTGCGCGGTGTTCGGGCGGCGCCGCGAGCGCTTTCCCGGGGCCAGCATCTACAATGCCTTGTGCGACGATGAATGGAATGTCCCCATCGGCCTGGTGAATGCCTGTGGCGGGGACGTGCTCTTCCGCGTCACGGCGTTGCGCGACGCGAATGGCTACAGTGACGATCTCATTGCCGGGGAAGAGCCCGACCTTTGCCTGCGCCTGCGCCAGAAGGGATGGACGATCCGGCGGATCGACGCGGAGATGACGCTGCACGACGCGGACATTCACAAGGCGCGCCAGTGGTGGCTGCGCGCGCGGCGCTCAGGCCATGCCTTTGCCGAGCATGTCGCCCGGCATGGCGACAAGGCCGATCCGCTCTGGAGCCGGCAGCGCGAGAGCATCGTCATCTGGGGCGGCACGGTGCCGGCGCTCGTGATCCTGCTGGCGCTGGTCGGCCTGTTGTTTCCCTCGCGCGCGGCGGGGCTGGGGGCGATTCTCCTCGCGCTGCTTTATCCCCTGCAGGTGGCGCGCATTGCCTTTGCCCGGTGGCGCGGCGGGGCCTCGCCGCGTTTCGCGCTGGCTTATGCCTTCTGGATCATGGCCGGAAAAATGGCGCAATTCGGCGGGCTTGTGCGCTTCCACCGCAAGCGGCGCAGCGGCCGTGCATCGAGCCTCATCGAATATAAGGGCGCGTCCTGA
- the bla gene encoding class A beta-lactamase, which yields MGLAGACTAIPQSQRIAAVPPAAAARAPASASLSVPLPPPQPLPSPVATVRAAPSPALVATIRELGRQFPGKVGIAVHNVETGWTVDHNGDLLFPQQSVSKLWVAMTLMDAVDRGKLSLDRAVTIRQSDLTLFHQPIAAMVKGEQGYTTTLRNLLDRAMQQSDNTANDSILRTVGGPEAVRGYLARRFFGPDSIRFGPGERLLQSQTAGLTWTQDMSQGRRFYTARANLPRSAREKALDAYLSNPPDGASPVGIARALGKLRKGEMLSPHSTRELLAIMTDAKTGPQRVKAGVPAGWSYAHKTGTGQDLSPRSTGYNDVGIMTAPDGTAYAIAVMIGETSAPIPKRWELMQSVSRAVAHLHQPTTRAVAHLQQP from the coding sequence ATGGGACTGGCGGGGGCATGTACGGCCATTCCGCAATCCCAGCGCATTGCCGCCGTGCCGCCCGCCGCCGCCGCCCGTGCACCTGCCTCTGCGAGCCTCAGCGTTCCGCTGCCGCCGCCCCAGCCCTTGCCCAGCCCTGTCGCGACCGTCCGCGCCGCTCCTTCGCCGGCCCTGGTCGCCACCATCCGCGAGCTGGGCCGGCAATTCCCGGGCAAGGTCGGCATCGCCGTCCACAATGTCGAAACGGGCTGGACCGTGGATCACAATGGCGATCTGCTGTTTCCCCAGCAGAGCGTCTCCAAGCTGTGGGTCGCGATGACGCTGATGGACGCGGTGGACCGCGGCAAGCTCTCGCTCGATCGCGCCGTGACGATCAGGCAAAGCGACCTTACGCTTTTTCACCAGCCCATTGCCGCGATGGTGAAAGGCGAGCAGGGCTACACCACGACCCTGCGCAACCTGCTCGACCGCGCGATGCAGCAGAGCGACAATACCGCCAATGATTCGATCCTGCGCACGGTCGGCGGGCCCGAGGCGGTTCGGGGCTATCTCGCGCGGCGCTTCTTCGGTCCGGACAGCATCCGCTTCGGCCCGGGCGAGCGTCTGCTGCAGAGCCAGACCGCCGGCCTGACCTGGACGCAGGACATGTCGCAGGGCCGCCGCTTCTACACGGCGCGCGCGAATCTGCCCCGCTCCGCGCGGGAAAAGGCACTCGATGCCTATCTCTCCAATCCGCCCGATGGCGCGAGCCCGGTCGGCATCGCCCGCGCGCTCGGCAAGCTGCGCAAGGGCGAGATGCTCTCGCCGCATTCCACGCGGGAATTGCTGGCGATCATGACCGACGCCAAGACCGGGCCCCAGCGCGTCAAGGCCGGTGTTCCCGCCGGCTGGAGCTATGCGCACAAGACCGGCACCGGGCAGGACCTCTCCCCGCGCTCGACCGGCTACAATGATGTCGGCATCATGACCGCGCCGGACGGCACGGCTTATGCGATCGCGGTGATGATCGGCGAGACCAGCGCACCCATTCCCAAGCGCTGGGAGCTCATGCAGTCGGTCTCGCGCGCTGTCGCTCACCTGCATCAGCCGACCACGCGTGCGGTTGCACACTTGCAACAGCCCTGA
- the nadB gene encoding L-aspartate oxidase, whose product MTITTHDVVIIGSGAAGLTAAINLAQDRKVLVLAKGSLDSGSTNWAQGGIAAVLDAGDSFANHVEDTMVAGAGLNNRETVEFVVSEAPAAIERLAALGVPFNAGESFGERWHLTREGGHSHRRIVHVDDATGAAVQIALLAAARANPNITLMEDMVAIDLITSRHGEKYSGDGHVWGVYALNQKTRRVDAFVARATVLASGGAGRTYLFSTAPRGATGDGIAMAWRAGCRVSNMEMMQFHPTCLYNLEVKNFLITEAMRGEGGKLKLPPGVPGGGKRFMDRFDKRGELAPRDVVARAIDHEIKRLGLDYVHLDISHKPPEFIREHFPTIYARLLDLDIDITKEPIPVVPAQHYTCGGVMIDLHGRTDLPGLYAAGEVTQSGLHGANRLASNSLLECFVFGEATANHIRANWADLAPPPAIRAWDESRVTDSDEEVVVTHNWKEIRRFMWDYVGIVRTTKRLERAQHRADLLAQEVGEYYGNFRVTADLIELRNLLEVARLIIRCALRRKESRGLHYTLDYPEAAPVAADTVLVP is encoded by the coding sequence ATGACCATCACCACACATGACGTCGTCATCATCGGGTCCGGCGCTGCCGGTCTGACCGCCGCGATCAATCTCGCGCAGGACCGCAAGGTGCTGGTGCTCGCCAAGGGATCGCTGGACAGCGGATCGACCAACTGGGCGCAGGGCGGCATCGCGGCGGTGCTGGATGCGGGCGACAGCTTCGCCAACCATGTCGAGGATACGATGGTCGCGGGTGCCGGCCTCAACAATCGCGAGACGGTGGAATTCGTGGTGTCGGAGGCGCCGGCGGCGATCGAGCGGCTGGCGGCGCTGGGCGTGCCGTTCAACGCGGGGGAAAGCTTTGGCGAGCGCTGGCACCTGACCCGCGAGGGCGGCCATTCGCATCGGCGCATCGTGCATGTGGACGATGCGACGGGCGCCGCCGTCCAGATCGCGCTGCTCGCCGCGGCGCGCGCCAATCCCAATATCACGCTGATGGAGGACATGGTCGCCATCGACCTCATCACGTCCCGCCATGGCGAGAAATATTCGGGCGATGGCCATGTCTGGGGCGTCTATGCCCTCAACCAGAAGACCCGGCGCGTCGATGCCTTCGTCGCGCGGGCCACCGTGCTGGCGAGCGGCGGGGCAGGGCGGACCTATCTCTTCTCCACCGCGCCGCGCGGCGCAACGGGGGACGGCATCGCCATGGCGTGGCGCGCGGGCTGCCGCGTCTCCAACATGGAGATGATGCAGTTCCACCCGACCTGCCTCTACAATCTGGAGGTCAAGAACTTCCTCATCACCGAGGCAATGCGGGGCGAGGGCGGCAAGCTCAAGCTCCCGCCCGGCGTGCCCGGCGGCGGCAAGCGCTTCATGGACCGGTTCGACAAGCGCGGCGAACTGGCGCCCCGCGATGTGGTGGCCCGCGCGATCGACCATGAGATCAAGAGGCTCGGGCTCGATTATGTCCATCTCGACATCAGCCACAAGCCGCCCGAGTTCATCCGCGAGCATTTCCCGACCATCTACGCGCGGCTGCTGGATCTCGACATCGACATCACGAAGGAGCCGATCCCGGTGGTGCCCGCCCAGCATTATACCTGCGGCGGCGTGATGATCGATCTGCACGGCCGCACCGATCTGCCCGGCCTCTATGCCGCGGGCGAAGTCACCCAGAGCGGCCTGCACGGCGCCAATCGCCTCGCCTCTAATTCGCTGCTCGAATGCTTCGTGTTCGGCGAGGCGACTGCGAACCACATTCGCGCCAACTGGGCCGATCTCGCGCCGCCGCCCGCTATCCGCGCCTGGGACGAAAGCCGGGTGACGGACAGCGACGAGGAAGTCGTGGTCACGCACAACTGGAAGGAAATCCGCCGGTTCATGTGGGACTATGTCGGCATCGTGCGCACCACCAAGCGGCTGGAGCGCGCGCAGCATCGCGCCGATCTGCTCGCACAGGAAGTGGGCGAATATTACGGCAATTTCCGCGTGACGGCGGATCTCATCGAGCTGCGCAATCTGCTCGAGGTGGCACGGCTCATCATCCGCTGCGCCCTGCGTCGCAAGGAAAGCCGCGGCCTCCACTACACGCTGGATTATCCCGAAGCGGCGCCGGTCGCCGCCGATACCGTGCTGGTGCCCTGA
- a CDS encoding ABC transporter ATP-binding protein yields the protein MTQAAIEIIDLSKTYKGGKRALDGVTLSVQRGSIFGLLGPNGAGKSTLINILAGLVNKTGGTARIWGFDIDEQLRNAKNSIGIVNQEIMFDPFFTPIETLDIQAGYYGVPKAERRSMELLRAVHLEDKARAYSRTLSGGMKRRLMVAKAMVHSPPILVLDEPTAGVDIELRQQLWSYVRSLNERGVTIVLTTHYLEEAEELCDRIAIINNGRLIADKPTRELVNMAQEKVVEVTVDRDLDADLPNHDHFEKIERSGPRSLTITYLKNRATAGEVLGLVQGQGFAIVDVSTHDPDLEDVFLSLTRAAA from the coding sequence ATGACGCAGGCAGCCATCGAGATCATCGACCTCAGCAAGACCTACAAGGGCGGCAAGCGCGCCCTCGATGGCGTGACGCTCTCCGTGCAGCGCGGCAGCATCTTCGGCCTGCTCGGTCCCAATGGCGCCGGCAAGTCGACGCTCATCAACATCCTCGCGGGGCTGGTGAACAAGACGGGCGGCACGGCCCGCATCTGGGGCTTCGACATCGACGAGCAGCTGCGCAACGCGAAGAACTCGATCGGCATCGTCAATCAGGAGATCATGTTCGATCCCTTCTTCACGCCCATCGAGACGCTGGACATCCAGGCCGGCTATTACGGCGTGCCCAAGGCGGAGCGGCGCTCGATGGAGTTGCTGCGCGCCGTGCATCTGGAAGACAAGGCCCGCGCTTATTCGCGCACGCTGTCGGGCGGCATGAAGAGGCGGCTGATGGTCGCCAAGGCCATGGTGCATTCCCCGCCCATCCTCGTGCTGGACGAGCCGACGGCCGGCGTGGACATCGAGCTGCGCCAGCAGCTCTGGTCCTATGTCCGCTCGCTCAACGAGCGCGGCGTCACCATCGTCCTCACTACCCATTATCTGGAAGAGGCCGAGGAGCTGTGTGACCGCATCGCCATTATCAATAACGGCCGCCTCATTGCCGACAAGCCGACGCGCGAGCTGGTCAACATGGCGCAGGAGAAGGTCGTCGAGGTGACGGTCGACCGGGATCTGGACGCGGATCTGCCCAATCACGATCATTTCGAGAAGATCGAGCGCAGCGGGCCGCGCAGCCTGACGATCACTTATCTCAAGAACCGCGCCACGGCGGGCGAAGTGCTCGGGCTGGTGCAGGGGCAGGGCTTCGCCATCGTGGACGTCAGCACGCATGATCCCGATCTGGAGGACGTGTTCCTCAGCCTGACGCGGGCCGCGGCCTGA
- a CDS encoding ATP12 family protein, whose translation MKRFWKEAQAVADGEGWAIRLDGRPVRTPMRAPLVVPHAAMAQAIAAEWDVQGEEIDPRTMPMTGFANATIDRVLTGPGAFRGQVAAYAESDLLCYRADEPEALVARQNDLWEPLLDWARGRFGIEFAVTAGIVPVDQPARTLAALRGAVEALDPWLLAGAATMTQLGGTLVGTLALLHGATEAEALFDAASLDEHWQAEQWGEDAEAAARLAERRTAFLDAARWCALAGAR comes from the coding sequence GTGAAGCGTTTCTGGAAGGAAGCGCAGGCTGTTGCGGACGGCGAGGGCTGGGCGATCCGGCTGGATGGCCGTCCGGTGCGCACGCCCATGCGCGCGCCGCTCGTGGTGCCGCACGCCGCCATGGCGCAGGCGATCGCGGCGGAATGGGATGTGCAAGGCGAGGAGATCGATCCGCGCACCATGCCGATGACCGGCTTTGCCAATGCGACCATAGACCGCGTGCTGACCGGGCCGGGCGCCTTCCGGGGCCAGGTGGCGGCTTATGCGGAAAGCGATCTGCTCTGCTATCGCGCCGACGAGCCCGAAGCGCTGGTTGCCCGCCAGAATGATCTCTGGGAGCCATTGCTGGATTGGGCGCGGGGCCGCTTCGGCATCGAATTCGCGGTCACGGCCGGCATCGTCCCGGTCGACCAGCCGGCGCGGACGCTCGCTGCGTTGCGCGGCGCGGTCGAGGCGCTCGATCCCTGGCTGCTCGCGGGCGCCGCGACGATGACGCAGCTCGGCGGCACGCTCGTCGGCACGCTCGCCCTGTTGCACGGCGCGACGGAGGCCGAGGCGCTGTTCGATGCCGCCAGCCTGGACGAGCATTGGCAGGCCGAGCAATGGGGCGAGGATGCCGAGGCGGCGGCGCGGCTGGCCGAGCGCCGCACCGCGTTCCTGGATGCGGCGCGCTGGTGCGCACTGGCCGGCGCGCGCTGA
- a CDS encoding HAD-IA family hydrolase has protein sequence MTAASSSLRLAIFDCDGTLIDSQHSIVAAMGTAFDAMGLACPDRAQCLSVVGLSLPQAMAQLLPDADTPFHHEISEHYKRAFHALRAGGQLHEPLYEGIAALLDALEADGWLLAVATGKSDRGLRLALEHHGLHARFVSLQTADRHPSKPHPSMIETALADAGVGPEQAVMIGDTSFDMLMAGAAGVRALGVGWGYHVPEELIAAGAASVAMDSAELGRHIGLP, from the coding sequence ATGACGGCCGCTTCATCTTCTCTCCGCCTCGCCATCTTCGATTGCGACGGCACCCTGATCGACAGCCAGCACAGTATCGTGGCGGCGATGGGCACGGCCTTCGATGCGATGGGGCTGGCCTGTCCGGACCGGGCGCAGTGCCTCTCGGTCGTGGGGCTGTCGCTGCCGCAGGCGATGGCGCAGCTGCTGCCGGACGCGGACACGCCTTTTCACCATGAGATCAGCGAGCATTACAAGCGGGCCTTCCATGCCCTGCGTGCCGGCGGGCAGCTTCACGAACCGCTCTATGAGGGTATCGCCGCGCTGCTCGACGCGCTGGAAGCGGACGGCTGGCTGCTCGCGGTCGCGACCGGCAAGTCCGACCGGGGGCTGCGCCTCGCGCTCGAGCATCATGGCCTGCATGCGCGCTTCGTCTCGCTCCAGACGGCGGACCGGCACCCGTCCAAGCCGCATCCTTCCATGATCGAGACGGCGCTGGCCGATGCGGGCGTGGGCCCGGAGCAGGCCGTGATGATCGGCGATACCAGTTTCGACATGCTGATGGCCGGCGCGGCCGGCGTGCGCGCGCTCGGTGTGGGCTGGGGCTATCATGTGCCGGAGGAACTGATTGCGGCGGGCGCGGCAAGCGTCGCCATGGACAGCGCGGAGCTTGGCCGCCATATCGGCCTGCCATGA
- a CDS encoding DUF885 domain-containing protein, whose amino-acid sequence MHRRTFVLGAATAAIAATMPARLAAQTEASGGAQAGGTPADQKLRAMLDRFFQARIDESPEAATRLGLDTGARAGLRRKLDDESAAARTRALARAKAELAELQQVDAAALSPNAQIDLEVVSYQLERSIAGAESFSYGSSMGRYAPYVLSQLTGPYRDIPDFLDSQVRVRNAAEADDYLARLEAFPKALDDSTEQQRVDAAKGVFAPDYILDTTLKLLGNARDLPAGETVMVTSFARKLKDAGLPPERAAQAEAIVAQKVFPALDRQRALVTDLRSKAVHDAGCWRLPDGEAYYAGAAEAATTVKMTGDEIHKLGLEQVAELNARIDTILKGQGMSKGTVGERLVELNKRPDQLFANTDDGRKALLSLLNEQVKAMYARLPEAFLTLPKAPVEVRRVPETIQAGAPGGYYQSASLDGSRPGIYFINLRDTFDRPKFGLATLSHHEAVPGHHMQVMLAMESPDIPLIRRRGGFSGYSEGWALYTEQLADEMGMFEGDPLGQVGYLQSLLFRATRLVVDSGMHAKRWSREQATDYFLATTGIARGRGQGEIDRYTVWPGQACSYKIGHTVWVRLREAAKKNPDFDLREFHEVLRLGAMPLAVLEKVVTARWVIA is encoded by the coding sequence ATGCATCGTCGCACTTTCGTCCTCGGCGCCGCCACGGCCGCCATCGCCGCAACCATGCCCGCCAGGCTCGCCGCGCAGACGGAAGCGAGCGGGGGCGCGCAGGCAGGCGGAACCCCGGCCGACCAGAAGCTGCGCGCCATGCTCGACCGGTTCTTCCAGGCCCGGATCGACGAATCGCCCGAGGCGGCGACACGGCTGGGCCTCGACACCGGCGCGCGCGCCGGCCTGCGCCGCAAGCTGGACGACGAATCGGCAGCGGCCCGCACCCGCGCGCTGGCACGCGCCAAGGCCGAGCTGGCCGAACTGCAGCAGGTGGATGCCGCGGCGCTCTCCCCGAACGCGCAGATCGATCTCGAAGTGGTCTCATATCAGCTCGAGCGGTCGATCGCGGGAGCGGAGAGCTTCTCCTACGGCAGCAGCATGGGCCGCTATGCGCCTTATGTGCTGAGCCAGCTGACCGGGCCCTATCGCGACATTCCCGACTTCCTCGATTCGCAAGTGCGCGTACGCAATGCCGCCGAGGCCGACGATTATCTCGCCCGGCTCGAAGCCTTCCCCAAGGCGCTCGACGACAGCACCGAGCAACAGCGGGTGGACGCGGCGAAAGGCGTGTTCGCGCCCGACTATATTCTCGACACGACGCTCAAGCTGCTCGGCAACGCGCGCGACCTGCCCGCCGGCGAGACGGTGATGGTCACCAGCTTCGCCCGCAAGCTCAAGGACGCGGGGCTGCCGCCCGAACGCGCGGCGCAGGCGGAAGCGATCGTGGCGCAGAAGGTGTTTCCCGCGCTCGACCGCCAGCGCGCGCTGGTGACGGACCTGCGGAGCAAGGCCGTGCATGACGCGGGCTGCTGGCGCCTGCCGGATGGCGAGGCTTATTATGCCGGCGCGGCCGAAGCCGCCACGACCGTGAAGATGACCGGCGACGAGATCCACAAACTCGGCCTCGAGCAGGTGGCGGAACTCAATGCGCGGATCGACACGATCCTCAAGGGCCAGGGCATGAGCAAGGGCACCGTCGGCGAACGGCTGGTGGAGCTCAACAAGCGGCCCGACCAGCTCTTCGCCAATACCGACGATGGTCGCAAGGCCCTGCTCTCGCTGCTCAACGAGCAGGTGAAGGCCATGTATGCCCGGCTGCCCGAGGCCTTCCTGACCCTGCCCAAGGCGCCGGTCGAGGTGCGCCGGGTGCCCGAGACGATCCAGGCCGGCGCGCCGGGCGGCTATTATCAGAGCGCCTCGCTCGATGGCTCGCGCCCGGGCATCTATTTCATCAATCTGCGCGACACGTTCGACCGCCCGAAATTCGGCCTTGCCACTCTTTCGCATCACGAGGCCGTGCCGGGCCACCACATGCAGGTGATGCTGGCGATGGAAAGCCCGGACATTCCGCTCATCCGCCGGCGCGGCGGCTTCAGTGGCTATTCGGAAGGCTGGGCACTCTACACCGAGCAGCTGGCCGACGAGATGGGCATGTTCGAGGGCGATCCGCTCGGGCAGGTGGGCTATCTCCAGTCGCTGCTGTTCCGCGCGACGCGTCTGGTGGTGGACAGCGGCATGCATGCCAAGCGCTGGAGCCGCGAGCAGGCGACCGATTATTTCCTCGCCACCACCGGCATCGCGCGCGGGCGCGGCCAGGGCGAGATCGACCGCTATACCGTCTGGCCGGGGCAGGCTTGCAGCTACAAGATCGGCCACACCGTCTGGGTGCGGCTGCGCGAGGCCGCCAAGAAGAACCCGGATTTCGACCTGCGGGAATTCCACGAGGTGCTGCGTCTCGGCGCCATGCCGCTGGCGGTGCTGGAGAAGGTGGTCACGGCGCGGTGGGTCATCGCCTGA
- a CDS encoding glutathione S-transferase family protein has product MGMMIDGTWHPGEVTEKNRNGSFERQDSGFRDWITLDGEPGPDGRRAVRAEAGRFHLYISYACPWAHRALIVRALKGLDDMIGVSVVDPLMREHGWTFETGRGGTGDALHGADYLWQVYARSRRASEDGGYTGKVTVPVLWDRKDERIVNNESSEIIRIFNHAFDDLGARPGDFYPDGLTDAIDAVNARVYETVNNGVYRCGFATTQQAYDAAIGPLFDTLDWLETRLGAADWLVGDRLTEADIRLFTSLIRFDPVYHGHFKCNIRRIADYPALVRFLHRMMDDKRIADTVHFDHIKTHYYASHRDLNPSGIVPAGPIPLVPPLPTDPQ; this is encoded by the coding sequence ATGGGCATGATGATCGACGGGACGTGGCATCCCGGCGAAGTGACGGAAAAGAACCGGAACGGCAGCTTCGAGCGGCAGGACAGCGGCTTTCGCGACTGGATCACGCTCGACGGCGAACCGGGGCCGGACGGCCGGCGCGCAGTGCGCGCCGAGGCGGGGCGCTTCCATCTCTATATCAGCTATGCCTGCCCCTGGGCGCACCGCGCCCTCATCGTGCGCGCCCTCAAGGGACTGGACGACATGATCGGCGTCTCGGTCGTCGATCCGCTCATGCGCGAGCATGGCTGGACATTCGAGACCGGGCGGGGCGGCACGGGCGATGCGCTGCACGGCGCGGACTATCTCTGGCAGGTCTATGCGCGCAGCCGCAGGGCTTCAGAAGATGGCGGCTATACCGGCAAGGTGACCGTGCCGGTGCTTTGGGACCGCAAGGACGAGCGGATCGTCAACAACGAATCCTCGGAGATCATCCGCATCTTCAACCACGCCTTCGACGATCTGGGCGCGCGGCCGGGCGACTTTTATCCCGACGGGCTCACCGATGCGATCGACGCGGTGAACGCGCGTGTCTACGAGACCGTGAACAACGGCGTCTATCGCTGCGGCTTCGCCACCACCCAGCAGGCCTATGACGCGGCGATCGGCCCCCTGTTCGACACGCTCGACTGGCTGGAGACCCGCCTCGGCGCCGCCGACTGGCTGGTGGGCGACCGCCTCACCGAAGCGGACATCCGCCTGTTCACCAGCCTCATCCGGTTCGACCCGGTGTATCACGGCCATTTCAAGTGCAACATCCGGCGCATCGCCGACTATCCCGCGCTGGTGCGCTTCCTGCACCGGATGATGGACGATAAGCGGATCGCCGACACGGTGCATTTCGACCACATCAAGACCCATTATTACGCCAGCCATCGCGATCTCAACCCAAGCGGCATCGTGCCGGCGGGGCCCATCCCGCTCGTGCCGCCGCTGCCGACAGACCCGCAATAG
- a CDS encoding FAD:protein FMN transferase, producing the protein MGTYWRVRLAAAPGADLSALGDSVQTRLDDLTAQMSHWDETSLLSRYGRAADGSWTSLPDDFAAVMEAGLEIAQRSDGAFDPAAGCLTDLHGLGPHPRVTPVSDAERREALRLSGWHRVTFDRAARRLRQPGGLRLDLSGIAKGHATDMIADLMTARGVRHCLVEIGGECVGRGMRPDGDPWWVDLETPPGLRARPLRVALHQLAVATSGNYVRGDHTLDPRTGHPVTHGVASVSVLHARAMDADAWATAITVLGIAQGAQLAVREGLAARILAQEGALTREWLSPALERMLAD; encoded by the coding sequence ATGGGCACCTATTGGCGCGTGCGCCTCGCGGCGGCTCCCGGCGCCGATCTCTCGGCGCTGGGGGACAGCGTTCAGACGCGGCTCGACGATCTGACCGCGCAGATGAGCCATTGGGACGAGACGTCCCTGCTTTCCCGCTATGGGCGCGCTGCGGATGGAAGCTGGACGAGCCTGCCGGATGATTTCGCGGCGGTGATGGAGGCCGGGCTCGAGATCGCGCAGCGCAGCGACGGTGCGTTCGATCCCGCCGCCGGCTGCCTCACTGATCTTCACGGGCTCGGGCCGCACCCGCGCGTGACGCCGGTCAGCGATGCCGAGCGGCGCGAGGCGCTGCGGCTCTCCGGCTGGCACCGCGTCACATTCGATCGCGCGGCGCGCCGCCTGCGTCAGCCCGGCGGGCTCCGGCTCGATCTTTCCGGCATCGCCAAGGGTCATGCCACAGATATGATCGCGGACCTGATGACCGCGCGCGGCGTGCGGCATTGCCTCGTCGAGATAGGCGGCGAATGCGTGGGGCGCGGCATGCGGCCCGATGGCGATCCCTGGTGGGTGGATCTGGAGACGCCGCCCGGCCTGCGCGCTCGGCCGCTGCGCGTGGCGCTGCACCAGCTCGCGGTCGCCACCTCGGGCAATTATGTGCGCGGCGATCATACGCTCGATCCGCGCACGGGCCACCCGGTCACCCACGGCGTCGCGAGCGTCAGCGTCCTGCATGCGCGCGCGATGGATGCCGATGCATGGGCCACCGCGATCACCGTGCTGGGCATCGCACAGGGGGCCCAACTGGCCGTGCGCGAAGGGCTGGCCGCGCGTATTCTGGCGCAGGAGGGTGCCCTCACGCGTGAATGGCTGAGCCCGGCACTGGAGCGCATGCTCGCCGACTGA
- a CDS encoding DUF4198 domain-containing protein, which produces MRMKTSLLIAASLVAASMPAQAHRQWLLPSGTIFSGQDPWVSVDAAVSNDLFYADHVAMQLTNVKAWNPQGEEVAIQNASTGRYRSVFDVKLDKPGTWRIGTSQSGVMGTFKVDGVEWRLGGRRGPPPGAAQGQGGPAGGNAMAGRPGGQAPRFVATVDEIPANATDLKLTETSGRNEIFVTSGAPTEIKASGKGLELVPITHPAELVQGETARFRFTVDGQPAAGLKVTVVPGGKRYRDAEGVFEVTTGADGVAAIDWTMPGMFWLNATLSDDKPSVPRATARRMSYTTTVEVMAP; this is translated from the coding sequence ATGCGCATGAAGACAAGCCTTCTCATCGCCGCAAGCCTGGTCGCGGCGTCCATGCCCGCCCAGGCGCACCGCCAGTGGCTGCTGCCCTCGGGCACCATCTTCTCCGGGCAGGATCCGTGGGTATCGGTCGATGCGGCTGTCTCCAACGACCTGTTCTACGCCGATCATGTCGCCATGCAGCTGACCAACGTGAAGGCATGGAATCCGCAGGGCGAAGAGGTGGCGATCCAGAACGCGTCGACCGGCCGTTATCGCTCGGTGTTCGACGTGAAGCTGGACAAGCCGGGCACCTGGCGGATCGGCACCAGCCAATCCGGCGTGATGGGCACGTTCAAGGTCGATGGCGTCGAATGGCGGCTGGGCGGACGGCGCGGGCCGCCGCCGGGCGCGGCGCAGGGGCAGGGTGGTCCGGCCGGCGGCAATGCGATGGCGGGTCGCCCCGGCGGGCAGGCACCGCGCTTCGTCGCGACGGTCGACGAAATCCCGGCCAACGCGACCGACCTCAAGCTGACCGAGACGTCCGGCCGCAACGAGATCTTCGTCACCTCCGGCGCGCCGACCGAGATCAAGGCCAGCGGAAAGGGGCTGGAGCTTGTGCCGATCACGCATCCGGCCGAGCTGGTGCAGGGCGAGACGGCGCGCTTCCGCTTCACGGTCGATGGCCAGCCCGCGGCCGGCCTCAAGGTCACGGTGGTCCCCGGCGGCAAGCGCTATCGCGATGCCGAAGGTGTGTTCGAGGTGACGACCGGCGCGGATGGCGTGGCGGCGATTGACTGGACGATGCCCGGCATGTTCTGGCTGAACGCGACGCTGAGCGACGACAAGCCCTCCGTGCCCCGCGCCACCGCGCGGCGGATGAGCTACACCACCACCGTGGAAGTGATGGCGCCCTGA